The proteins below come from a single Methanobacterium petrolearium genomic window:
- a CDS encoding Mur ligase family protein, which translates to MSANMNNHSSRLEKVLLSKSKTYGVIGICGVVGNLVARVLMDHQHNVICTDLQDSDNCPFLYTLAEYNPPIYLSNHPESFFSSSDYIIPPPSLSKTSKMFKKIMKSNSQLMEVDDIIEQISPDKPVICITGTNGKTTTTTLLKHFCYMIGLKPTEHGFKTLQGNVAYIPPLQCRLKGDIAVVETGTEGEKGDLKFTIERCRPSCGVITNITPDHLNNGSNFMQYARIKGELLEELQGKTVVVNSDDPTIWGLLSELNYQGKVVTFGVDHAPEGVSKKICWCKREIIIKETLSGLGYYECQCGLKRPIPHYLAKNITENTFLLQTPQEVIEIEMGISGLHNVYNALGAIATAHEVLNIPLEDIKKYIKTFKGVPGRLECVYHGENLNLIVDYAHNPSGVETVLRELKKTYDKLAVVITISSESGRTGDEEIMAKTMANADFIIPASYYSRHAAGKYISSGKIKLTDKEPDKFRSGTLGATEEQVIEGLKKGLECNTDAVVCIGEAAVKFKDNIKLLIDLNMEKNGEK; encoded by the coding sequence ATGAGTGCTAATATGAACAACCATTCATCCAGACTGGAAAAAGTTCTCCTCTCCAAAAGCAAAACATACGGAGTCATAGGTATTTGTGGTGTAGTTGGAAATTTAGTTGCCAGAGTTCTCATGGACCACCAACACAACGTAATATGTACTGATCTTCAGGATTCAGACAATTGCCCATTCCTTTACACGCTTGCAGAATATAACCCCCCTATATATTTATCAAACCATCCTGAATCGTTTTTCAGCTCTTCAGATTACATAATTCCCCCGCCAAGTTTATCAAAAACTTCAAAAATGTTCAAAAAAATTATGAAAAGTAATTCCCAACTAATGGAAGTAGATGATATTATTGAGCAGATCAGCCCGGATAAACCAGTGATCTGTATTACCGGTACCAATGGGAAAACCACAACCACTACCCTTCTGAAACATTTCTGTTATATGATAGGTTTAAAGCCCACTGAACACGGATTCAAAACACTTCAGGGTAATGTTGCTTACATTCCTCCATTGCAGTGCAGATTAAAAGGAGACATTGCAGTGGTGGAAACCGGGACCGAAGGAGAAAAAGGAGACTTGAAATTCACCATTGAACGATGCCGTCCTTCCTGTGGTGTTATAACTAACATAACCCCCGATCACCTGAATAATGGGTCAAACTTCATGCAATACGCCCGCATAAAAGGAGAACTCCTGGAAGAGCTTCAGGGGAAAACTGTTGTGGTTAACAGTGATGATCCCACTATATGGGGACTTTTATCAGAATTAAATTACCAAGGGAAAGTGGTAACCTTTGGTGTTGATCATGCCCCTGAAGGAGTAAGTAAAAAAATTTGTTGGTGCAAAAGAGAAATTATAATCAAAGAAACCCTTTCAGGATTAGGTTATTATGAGTGCCAGTGCGGCCTAAAACGACCCATTCCTCATTATTTGGCCAAAAATATAACCGAAAATACTTTTTTACTTCAAACTCCCCAAGAAGTTATAGAAATAGAAATGGGAATTTCAGGATTGCATAATGTTTACAATGCCCTGGGAGCCATTGCCACAGCACACGAAGTATTGAATATACCACTTGAAGACATTAAAAAATATATTAAAACTTTTAAAGGCGTTCCCGGACGTTTAGAATGCGTTTATCACGGTGAAAACTTGAATTTAATTGTAGATTATGCGCACAACCCTTCAGGAGTTGAAACTGTACTTAGAGAGCTTAAAAAAACCTATGACAAACTAGCAGTGGTCATCACCATCTCTTCTGAATCCGGAAGAACCGGAGACGAAGAAATCATGGCAAAAACAATGGCTAATGCTGATTTTATCATACCTGCCTCCTACTATTCTAGACATGCAGCAGGAAAATATATTTCATCAGGGAAGATCAAATTAACTGATAAAGAACCTGACAAGTTTCGCAGCGGTACACTGGGAGCAACAGAAGAACAGGTGATTGAGGGGCTTAAAAAAGGATTAGAATGTAACACAGATGCAGTGGTATGTATTGGTGAAGCTGCAGTTAAATTTAAAGATAATATTAAACTTTTAATCGATTTAAATATGGAAAAAAATGGTGAAAAATAA